The Pseudomonas fluorescens genome includes a window with the following:
- a CDS encoding rubredoxin: MSEGEFKIWQCILCGFMYDEAEGIPEEGIPAGTRWEDVPQDWICPECSATKLDFEMVEI, encoded by the coding sequence TTGTCCGAGGGCGAATTCAAAATTTGGCAATGCATTTTATGCGGTTTCATGTATGACGAAGCCGAAGGTATTCCGGAAGAGGGCATACCTGCTGGAACTCGGTGGGAAGATGTTCCCCAGGATTGGATTTGCCCTGAGTGTTCGGCGACGAAGCTGGACTTCGAGATGGTCGAGATTTGA